Proteins found in one Arachis stenosperma cultivar V10309 chromosome 8, arast.V10309.gnm1.PFL2, whole genome shotgun sequence genomic segment:
- the LOC130945484 gene encoding uncharacterized protein LOC130945484, producing MGFLIDHNKFVSPIKEVTELASAAQLRRLFVILLLSGYGKTFNNGKSLRNYAGMLVPNTSLVSQFSNLMLLCELQYDTIFFDSNKDLPFGGKVVVLGGDFRQVLRVIPKGSRAKIVMASINSSVLWKYCQCGTVVNDKLLVDILSDIIIRVLENPVKDIINTIYPNLVQNFFYPSFLQNKAILALTVENVEEINNYIVDLLPGEEKNYLSADSICGSDAYSDVDIDWINVEFLNQIRCSGLPNHSLKLKIGMPIILLRNIDLAGGLCNGTRLVMRDIGTNMIGVDVVSGSNVGDKVFITRMNLIPSDMVIPFKFQRRQFPVSLSFAMTINKSQGQTLSIVGLFLRRSVFCHSQLYVALFPELRIKMVLRFYFVMKD from the exons ATGGGATTCTTGATAGATCATAACAAGTTTGTTTCTCCTATTAAGGAAGTCACAGAGTTAGCATCAGCTGCACAGCTAAGGAGGCTTTTTGTGATATTGCTGCTATCTGGTTATGGAAAGACCTTT AATAATGGGAAATCATTGAGAAATTATGCTGGCATGTTGGTTCCTAATACCTCTTTAGTTTCTCAATTTAGCAATTTGATGCTGTTGTGTGAGTTGCAATATGATACTATTTTCTTTGACTC GAATAAAGATTTACCTTTTGGTGGGAAGGTGGTCGTTCTTGGTGGTGATTTCAGGCAGGTCTTGCGAGTTATTCCAAAGGGTTCTCGTGCTAAGATTGTGATGGCTTCCATAAATTCTTCTGTTCTCTGGAAATATT GTCAATGTGGAACTGTGGTCAATGATAAACTTCTTGTTGATATTCTTTCTGATATAATCATTCGTGTTTTGGAAAATCCAGTTAAAGATATTATAAATACAATATATCCAAATTTGGttcagaattttttttatccaaGTTTTTTACAGAATAAGGCAATACTGGCTCTGACTGTCGAGAATGTTGAAGAGATAAACAATTATATAGTTGACTTGTTGCCCGGTGAGGAGAAAAATTATCTCAGTGCTGATTCGATATGTGGTAGTGATGCATATTCTGATGTTGATATTGATTGGATAAACGTTGAATTCTTGAATCAAATTAGGTGTTCTGGTCTACCTAATCATTCTTTGAAGTTGAAAATAGGCATGCCTATTATTTTGTTGAGGAATATTGATCTAGCTGGTGGTTTGTGTAATGGAACTCGACTTGTTATGCGAGATATAGGGACAAATATGATCGGTGTAGATGTTGTTTCTGGTAGCAATGTTGGGGATAAAGTTTTTATCACCAGAATGAATTTGATTCCCAGTGATATGGTTATACCATTTAAATTCCAACGCAGACAATTTCCAGTTTCTTTGTCGTTTGCGATGACAATTAATAAAAGCCAGGGTCAGACATTATCAATAGTCGGTTTGTTCTTGCGTCGTTCTGTGTTTTGTCACAGTCAACTTTATGTAGCTCTTTTTCCCGAGTTAAGAATAAAAATGGTCTTAAGATTTTACTTTGTGATGAAAGATTAA
- the LOC130945485 gene encoding uncharacterized protein LOC130945485 codes for MIESQRLYEVRKKQSTITGEVLQGIEEAMHRGDGKASSIGTRVILPSSFTGGRCYMFNRCQDVMAIYKHFGYLYLFLTITCNPNWPEFQRFTERERIPIADHPDISCRVFYVKLKCLLSDLKEGMYTVEF; via the exons ATGATTGAGTCCCAAAGGTTGTATGAGGTTAGAAAGAAGCAAAGTACAATTACAGGAGAAGTCCTTCAAGGAATAGAGGAGGCTATGCATCGTGGTGATGGCAAAGCTTCTTCAATTGGGACACGAGTCATTTTGCCTTCTTCCTTCACTGGTGGTAGATGTTATATGTTTAACCGTTGTCAGGATGTCATGGCAATTTATAAACATTTTGGGTATCTATATTTATTCCTCACTATTACGTGTAACCCAAATTGGCCTGAATTTCAGCGATTCACAGAGCGAGAGCGAATTCCTATTGCTGATCATCCTGATATCTCTTGTCGTGTCTTTTATGTTAAGTTGAAATGCCTCCTAAGTGATCTTAAGGAAG gtATGTATACTGTTGAGTTCTAA
- the LOC130944390 gene encoding 14-3-3-like protein B: MASTVPENLTREQYVYLAKLAEQAERYEEMVQFMQKLVLSSTPAAELSVEERNLLSVAYKNVIGSLRAAWRIVSSIEQKEEGRKNDDHVPLVRDYRSKVETELSNVCASILSLLDSNLIPSASAGESKVFYLKMKGDYHRYLAEFKTADERKAAAEDTMLSYKAAQDIAYADLPPTHPIRLGLALNYSVFYYEILNQSDKACGMAKQAFEEAIAELDTLGEESYKDSTLIMQLLRDNLTLWTSDVQDQLDEP, from the exons atggcgTCCACGGTGCCGGAGAATCTAACCAGGGAACAATACGTGTACCTAGCCAAGCTAGCTGAGCAAGCAGAACGCTACGAAGAGATGGTCCAGTTCATGCAGAAGCTAGTCCTCTCTTCCACCCCCGCCGCCGAGCTCTCCGTCGAAGAGCGCAACCTCCTCTCCGTCGCATACAAGAACGTCATCGGCTCCCTGCGTGCCGCGTGGCGCATCGTTTCCTCAATCGAGCAGAAGGAGGAAGGTCGCAAGAATGACGACCACGTGCCTCTCGTCAGAGACTACAGATCCAAGGTGGAGACTGAGCTTTCCAACGTCTGCGCCAGCATCCTCTCGCTTCTCGACTCCAATCTCATCCCCTCCGCCTCCGCCGGCGAGTCCAAGGTCTTCTACCTCAAGATGAAAGGTGATTACCACCGTTACCTCGCCGAGTTCAAGACCGCCGATGAACGCAAAGCCGCCGCTGAGGACACCATGCTCTCTTACAAGGCCGCTCAG gaCATTGCTTATGCGGATCTTCCACCTACTCATCCTATAAGATTGGGTCTGGCTCTCAACTACTCTGTTTTCTACTATGAAATCCTCAACCAGTCTGATAAAGCATGCGGCATGGCTAAACAG GCTTTTGAGGAAGCAATTGCTGAGCTGGATACCTTGGGAGAAGAATCCTACAAAGACAGCACGCTTATAATGCAGCTTTTAAGAGACAACCTTACCCTTTGGACTTCTGACGTCCAG GACCAGCTAGATGAGCCCTAA
- the LOC130943618 gene encoding protein CutA, chloroplastic isoform X2, which translates to MGSTLLSAAPSGTFSSTIRRPLPLVGAFCMLSLGITNLYTPLSSSAFKTGSKFSGATRSIRMEASNNNTVPSIVVYVTVPNREAGKKLAESIVKEKLAACVNRVPGIESVYQWKGEIQTDAEELLIIKTRQSLLQALTEHVKANHEYDVPEVISLPITGGNLKYLEWIKESTRE; encoded by the exons ATGGGTTCCACACTCCTCTCTGCTGCGCCTTCTGGAACATTCTCCTCCACAATACGACGTCCTTTGCCACTCGTAGGTGCGTTTTGCATGCTCAGCTTGGGCATCACCAACCTCTACACTCCCTTGTCTTCCTCTGCCTTCAAAACGGG ATCGAAATTCAGTGGCGCCACTCGCTCTAtcagaatggaagcaagcaacAACAACACTGTTCCAAGCATCGTTGTTTACGTCACTGTTCCCAACAGAGAAGCAG GGAAGAAGTTGGCTGAGAGCATTGTCAAAGAAAAGCTTGCAGCTTGTGTCAACAGAGTACCCG GTATCGAATCAGTGTACCAGTGGAAGGGAGAG ATCCAAACTGATGCGGAGGAACTTCTTATAATCAAGACTAGGCAATCCCTTCTGCAAGCACTTACAGAGCATGTCAAAGCAAATCATGAATATGA TGTGCCAGAAGTAATATCCTTACCCATCACAGGGGGGAACCTCAAGTATTTAGAATGGATCAAggagagcacaagggagtga
- the LOC130943618 gene encoding protein CutA 1, chloroplastic isoform X1, with product MGSTLLSAAPSGTFSSTIRRPLPLVGAFCMLSLGITNLYTPLSSSAFKTGSKFSGATRSIRMEASNNNTVPSIVVYVTVPNREAVDWPGKKLAESIVKEKLAACVNRVPGIESVYQWKGEIQTDAEELLIIKTRQSLLQALTEHVKANHEYDVPEVISLPITGGNLKYLEWIKESTRE from the exons ATGGGTTCCACACTCCTCTCTGCTGCGCCTTCTGGAACATTCTCCTCCACAATACGACGTCCTTTGCCACTCGTAGGTGCGTTTTGCATGCTCAGCTTGGGCATCACCAACCTCTACACTCCCTTGTCTTCCTCTGCCTTCAAAACGGG ATCGAAATTCAGTGGCGCCACTCGCTCTAtcagaatggaagcaagcaacAACAACACTGTTCCAAGCATCGTTGTTTACGTCACTGTTCCCAACAGAGAAGCAG TTGATTGGCCAGGGAAGAAGTTGGCTGAGAGCATTGTCAAAGAAAAGCTTGCAGCTTGTGTCAACAGAGTACCCG GTATCGAATCAGTGTACCAGTGGAAGGGAGAG ATCCAAACTGATGCGGAGGAACTTCTTATAATCAAGACTAGGCAATCCCTTCTGCAAGCACTTACAGAGCATGTCAAAGCAAATCATGAATATGA TGTGCCAGAAGTAATATCCTTACCCATCACAGGGGGGAACCTCAAGTATTTAGAATGGATCAAggagagcacaagggagtga
- the LOC130944529 gene encoding pentatricopeptide repeat-containing protein At5g18475 → MRTSGTFGSKHSRVPSVSSSSVSSSLPWISPLKLAKPLEPKLDPPPETSGTPPESRKKHKYISHESAINLIKREKDPQHALKIFNMVSEQKGFNHNSATYGIILEKLAQSKKFQAVDRVLHQMTYETCKFHEGIFINLMKHLSKSSLHEKVLQIFFSIQPIVREKPSPKAISTCLNLLVDSNQVDLARQLLLHAKRSLTHRPNVCIFNILVKYHCKNGDLDSAFEVVEEMKNSKSSYPNLITYSTLMDGLCQNERLKEAFELFEEMVSKDQIVPDPLTYNVLINGFCRGGKPDRARNIIEFMKSNGCHPNIYNYSALVNGLCKVGKLQEAKGVLDEMKSSGLKPDAVSYTALINFCCRNKRIDEALELLEEMKENSCRADTVTFNVILGGLCREERYKEALDMLERLPLEGIYMNKGSYRIVLNCLTQRGELKKAKELLDLMLSRGFVPHYATSNELLVQLCKAGMVNDAAMALFALVEMGFQPGSDSWGHLIDQICKDRKLLYVFELLDELVISNS, encoded by the coding sequence ATGAGAACCTCAGGAACTTTCGGTAGCAAGCACAGCCGTGTCCCATCAGTATCATCATCATCTGTATCTTCTTCACTGCCATGGATATCTCCCCTTAAATTAGCAAAACCTCTAGAACCTAAACTAGACCCTCCTCCTGAAACCAGTGGCACTCCCCCCGAATCTCGGAAGAAACACAAATATATATCTCATGAATCTGCCATCAACTTGATCAAACGAGAAAAAGACCCACAACATGCCTTGAAAATATTTAATATGGTATCAGAACAAAAGGGATTTAATCACAACAGTGCTACATATGGAATAATACTCGAAAAGCTTGCTCAGTCAAAGAAGTTCCAGGCTGTTGACCGGGTTCTGCATCAAATGACCTATGAAACTTGCAAGTTTCATGAGGGTATATTCATTAACCTCATGAAGCATCTTTCAAAATCCTCCTTACATGAAAAAGTGCTTCAGATATTTTTCTCCATTCAGCCAATCGTTCGGGAAAAGCCCTCGCCCAAAGCCATTAGCACTTGCCTCAATCTCCTGGTTGATTCGAATCAGGTTGATTTGGCACGGCAATTGCTCTTGCATGCCAAGAGGAGTCTTACACATAGGCCCAATGTCTGCATATTTAACATCTTAGTGAAGTACCACTGCAAAAATGGGGATCTTGACTCTGCATTTGAAGTTGTAGAAGAAATGAAGAACTCCAAGTCATCCTATCCCAATTTAATTACATACTCAACCCTAATGGATGGCCTATGCCAAAATGAAAGGCTTAAAGAAGCTTTTGAGCTTTTTGAGGAAATGGTCTCAAAGGATCAGATTGTACCTGATCCCTTGACTTATAATGTTTTGATCAACGGATTTTGCCGTGGAGGTAAACCTGATCGTGCTAGAAATATAATCGAATTCATGAAAAGCAACGGATGCCATCCTAACATTTATAATTACTCAGCCCTGGTGAATGGATTATGTAAAGTAGGGAAACTGCAAGAGGCAAAAGGGGTTTTGGATGAGATGAAGAGCTCAGGCTTGAAACCGGATGCAGTTAGCTACACTGCCTTGATTAATTTCTGTTGTAGGAACAAGCGAATTGACGAGGCTCTAGAGTTGcttgaagaaatgaaggaaaaTTCATGCCGGGCTGATACTGTTACATTCAACGTAATACTTGGAGGCCTGTGCAGAGAAGAAAGATACAAGGAGGCTTTGGATATGCTCGAGAGACTTCCGCTCGAGGGCATCTATATGAACAAAGGTAGTTACAGGATTGTGCTGAATTGTTTAACCCAAAGAGGTGAGTTGAAGAAGGCAAAGGAATTATTAGATCTAATGCTTAGTAGGGGGTTTGTACCCCATTATGCTACCTCAAATGAATTATTGGTTCAACTTTGTAAGGCTGGGATGGTTAATGATGCTGCTATGGCACTCTTTGCCTTAGTGGAGATGGGATTCCAGCCAGGATCTGATTCCTGGGGGCATTTGATTGACCAAATTTGCAAAGACAGAAAACTGTTGTATGTTTTTGAGCTGCTTGATGAGCTTGTGATATCAAATTCATGA